The following is a genomic window from Chryseobacterium sp. StRB126.
TTCACAGACTCCGGATGCTGAAGATATCAACAGAGACTATAACCTGGATCAGATTGAAAGCTATAACGAATATCCAATAAAACTAGATCAGGCCAGCCTTTCATTAGGTGCAGATAATAATATCGTTGATGTTAAAACAGTAAAAGCAGATTTCCTGAATGGACAGTCTGCTGATGTGAAATGGTACCTGTTCCGAATTCCGGTTGCCAAGTTTGATAAAACGCAGGGAGCTCATAGTGAAACAGTACTTAATAATGTGAGATTTGCGAGATTAATGCTTACAGGATTTGAGAACACGTCTACTTTGAGATTCGGTACCATGGACCTTGTAAGATCAGACTGGAGAAAATATCCTAAGAGTCTTGCCACTTATTCAAATGGAGCATTAGATCCAGCTCAGAATGAAGGAGTAACAATAGATTCAGAAATTGAAAAACTTGAAGTGGGGAGTGTGAACATAGAAGAGAATGCTCTTAACCAACCCCCTTATGTATTGCCTCCTGGAATTGACAGACAGGTTTTAAGTGGAAATGCCGGAGCACAAAGACAAAATGAGGCTTCTTTGTACATGAAAACCAGTCAGTTGGCACCTGGTAAGGCGCAAGGGGTATTCAAAAATACCAGTCTTGATATGAGAAGATACAAAAAACTAAAACTTTTTGTGCATGCTCATGATCCATTAGGTAGAGTAATAGGTTTGGATAAAACGACTAAATTCTTTATTCGTTTCGGAAATGATGCTACAGATAACTACTATGAATATGAAGCGTCTTTGAAACTTACTTCAACTTCGGCAACAGCTCCTATGGAAATATGGCCAATGGAAAATGAAGTGAATCTTGATATTCAGAATTTTGTTGATGCCAAGATCAGAAGAGATAAAATGTATGCTGATAAAATTATGCAAAGGTTCCGTGATCCTGTTTTTGAAGAAGGGGATAACTTTAAAAGAATATATATCAAGGGACGTCCAAGTTTAGGGAATGTGACAACCATTATGATTGGTATTAAGAACGGAATACCTAGGGATGAAACAGGATTATCTATAGACAGAATTTTGTGGGTTAACGAAATCCGTCTTTCTGAGATTGAAAATGACGGCGGGTACGCAGGAAATGCAAGTTTAAATTTCAATTTAGGAGATTTTGCAACTGTTAATACCAATGCATCATATACCTCGGTAGGATTTGGAAATATAGATTCTAAACCGGCAGAAAGAAATCAGTCTACTCAGTCGGCATTTAGTATCAATACAGCAATTAATGTAGATAAGCTTTTACCGGAAAAGACAGGGATAAAAATTCCATTGAACTATTCTTACTCACAAACAATCGAAGATCCTAAATATAATCCTTTGGATACCGACGTTGAATTCAGCAAGGCTCCCAACAGAGAACAGCTGAAAAAAGTGGCAAGAACGTATACACAGCAAAGAAGTATCGGAGTTGTTAATATGCGTAAAGAAAGAGTAAATCAGAATAAAAAGCCTAAGTTTTATGATATCGAAAACGTTTCGGTAACTGCGGTATATAATGATGACTATTTCAGAGATATTTATACAAAGAGAAATTACAGACAGTATCTGAGAGGGTATATTGATTACAACTATACTTTCAAACCATGGGTGATAAAACCTTTCAATAAAATGATTAGTGATACTGCAAAATCTACTAAATATCTGAGATGGGTAAAAGAATTTAACATTAATCCTATTCCGACAAGATTATCTTTCAGAACAGAGATAGACAGAAACTATAACGAACTTGAGTTTAGAAATATCGAAGCTATTTTAGGTGGAAATACAAGTGGAGATATCAATGCAATCAGAAACAGAAATTTCTACTTCGGATGGCAGTATGGTTTAGGATTTAACTTTACAAAATCATTAAAACTGGAGATCAACTCTGCAACCAGAACGCTTAATGATAACCTTGATGTAAATACAATGGATAATAAAGCCATTTTCGGAAATGTATTCAGAGCAGGTAGACCGGTATTGTATAATCACAGAGCTCAGCTAAACTATAAATTACCATTCCAGTATTTGCCTTATCTGGACTTTATTGATGCTGAAGTAGGATACGGATTTACGTATAATTGGAATGCGAGAAGTACTGCATTATATGGTATGGTGAATCCGGACAATAATAAAGTGGAAAGCTTAGGTTCGATAGGTCAGAATACCAATGTTATTCAGGCTACTGCCACGGCAGATCTTCCTAAATTCTTTGGACAGTTTAATTATTTTAAAAATATCAATGCCAAGCTTCAGAAACGTAAGCAGGAAATGGATTCCCTGAACAATGTATATACAAAACAATGGGAAAAGAACAGATACAGATATAAGAAGTATAAATTCAAAAATAAGCTTACTCCACTTCAAAGTGCAGCATTCTTCCTTACTTCATTTAAGCAATTGGATGTAAGTTATACAGAGAATAACGGTACTGTACTTCCTGGTTTATTATCAGCTCCCAACTGGTATGGTTCTGGGCAGACATTGGGTGGTCCTACCATTGGATTCCTGTTAGGATCTCAGGCAGATATCAGAAGAACCGTAATGGAAAATGGCTGGGTAAGTAACTCTAATTATATGACTGATGCCTATGTAAGAATGTCAACCAAAGAATTACGGGCCAACTTGCAGGTAATGCCGATGAATGATTTTAGAATAGATCTGAATGTTTTGCATAATTTCAATAGCAATTTCTCGCATTCCGGATTTAATTATGTTAATGGTGCGGGAATTCCAGATCCAAGTTTTACATTCGCAACAGACATGATTACCTATTCAAACTCCACGATGCTGCTTAATTCATCATTCAAAGATGGCACAGCAGTATATCAGGCAATCAGAGAAAATGCAATAAATATTTCACAACAGTTGGGAGGTCCTAATGCAGAAATAGGTAATGATGGATTTGCAAAACATTACAGTATAGCGAATGCCTATGTATTGATCCCAGCATTCAGGGCTGCTCTTGAAGGGAAATCTGTTTCTCCGATGGGTAACCCTAAAAAAGCAGGAATGCCATTGCCGAACTGGAGAATTACCTATTCAGGATTGAAGAATATTCCGATAATCAGCGGACAGTTTACAAAGTTTGATATTCTGCATGGTTATACAGCAACCTATACAGCAACGGGAATTCAGAGCAATATTGATTATCATAGTAATCCTGGAGGATATTATCAGACAGTAGATGATGCAGGAGTTATAAAACAGAATGATGGTGATAAAATTAACCCATATACTTTCGCTCAGGTAGGCTATGTAGAATCATTCTCACCACTTCTTGGGATAGATGTTACCATGAGAAATAATATGCAGTTCGGATTACAGTACAACAAGAACCGAATGATGGTATTAGGATTGGTAAACCATACCCTTACTGAAGATTCTAATACAGAATATGTAGTAAGACTGGGATACATTGTTCGTAACTTCAGATTAGGTACCGCCAATGTAAGAGGTAGAGGAACCAGAGGAAAAGGAAGTGATCTTAATATCAGAGGAGATATTTCACTAAGAGATAGTAGAACTTCTATCATGAATATCCTGTTGAATGACTCACAGATTACAGGAGGGCAGAGGCTTCTTAATATCAAGCTTTCAGCAGACTATAATGTCTCAGAAAACTTAAACCTGAGAATCTTCTACGAACAGATGACTTCGAAGTATAAGATCTCCACAGCCTTTCCGCTGTCTACGATCAGAGCAGGAATCTCTGCAACGTTTACTTTCGGAGACTCCGGTGGTGGCGGATTCTAGAAATAAGATAAACACTTTATAATAAAGCCTCTTTCTGAAAAGAAAGAGGCTTTATTTTTCTTTAATAATCCACGGTTTTTTGAATTAATGATTATCTTCGCCGAAAATTTTGAATAAAAAATGAAGAAAGAATTATTAGCTTTTGTAATGATATCGTCTCTATTATCAGCACAACATGAGTTTACTAATGACATAATAGTTAAAAACTATTCCCCAACTGTTGTTCTAGAAAGAAATACAGATACAGGAGGATTCACCCAAGGTATACAAACTCGAATGTTAAACGGAACTAATAATTGGTTTTTTGGAAATCTAGGAAATCAATATTGGTTAGTTTCAAAAGGGAATCATGAGAATGCTATGTTAACTGTAAGTGAAGATGGAAATGTGGGTGTGGGAACAATGAATCCACAGTCTAAATTTCAGGTTGCCGGAGGGATTAATATTGCTGGAGGATTTCCTATCCAGCTGGCTGGAAATGATTCATCTCATGGTTTGAAATATAAAAGGAATAATAGTGATAACTCTTTATTAGATGGCCCTTTTCTCTATGGCTGGACAGGTGGTGGCTTAGGAGTTAAGAAAAATGATAATGAATTCAATGTTTTGAGTTGGAATGAAAGTGGTAATGTTGCTATTCAAGGTAAGCTTGAAGCAAAAGAGGTTAAAGTAACCTTAACACCAACAGCCGATTTTGTATTTGATGAAAACTATGATTTACCAAAACTAGATGCCGTTGAAAAACACATCAAAGAAAAGAAACATCTTCCTGAAATAGCTTCTGCAAAAGAGATGGAAAAAGAAGGAGTGAATGTAGGAGAGTTTCAGATTAAATTATTGCAGAAAATAGAAGAGTTAACGTTGTATACAATTGAACTAAATAAGCAGTTGAAAAAACAAGCGGAAGAAATTGAAGTTTTAAAAAAGGCAAATAAATAATACCCTTATAGATTCAGCTGGTAAGAACTATCCAAATAAGATTATTAAAAAATAATTACTTATTCCAAATCGCTGCTTTTGCAGCGATTTTTTTATTTACACCCAAAATTTAATGAAGATGCCTATTAACGCTTTGAACCTTTTAGAATTTTGAATACATTTGTAGAAAATAAAAATTAAAAAATGAACACACCATCAGAATTAAAGTACACTAAAGATCACGAATGGATCAAGATTGAAGGTAATGTGGCTACAATCGGTATTACAGACTTTGCTCAGGGAGAACTTGGAGACATCGTTTATGTAGATGTAGATACAGTAGATGATGATCTTAATGGCGGAGACGTTTTCGGAAGTGTAGAAGCAGTAAAAACTGTTTCAGACTTATTCTTGCCTATCTCAGGAAAGGTGATCGAATTCAACTCAGAATTAGAAGACCAGCCGGAACTGTTAAACACAGATCCTTATGGAAACGGATGGATTATCAAATTAGAACTTGCTGATGGAGCAGATCAGTCAGAATTACTTTCTGCAGAAGATTACCAAGCGATCATTGGATAAAATTTCAAAAATATTTAGTAAGATATTGCCCATTTATTGGGCATTTCTTACTTATATGCTTCTCAAACCCGGAGAAGAGAACCATGAATATTGGTTCATGTTCAGCGGTATCGATAAAGTTTTGCACCTAAGCATTTTTGCAGCTTTAGGATTTTCTTTCATTGCCGCATTTCCTAAAATTAAATTCGCTTACTTTTTTCAGATCATCCTTATATATGCCTTCCTCACAGAGATCCTACAGGAAGAAATGGGATTGGGAAGATCTATGGAGACATTAGACATTGTTGCAGATACAGTCGGATGTCTTATAGGTTACTTTACTTATAGGATACTGGTTAAACGATTTTTCTAATCCATCATTTGAAAAACACTCTTACTTAAATCAGGACTCCGACACTCTTACCGTTTCTTCATCTTCATTTTAATTTCTTACTCTCCTGCGCTCAACCTCTAAAACCCTCGAACTCTCAAACTTCATCAGGAGCTTTATCCCGCTATCTACTCATACTCCTCGCTCCAAAGCATCCCAATGCTCACCCCTTCAACTTTCCAACTCTTGCTGCGGGGTAACCGTTTCTATCGGGGCTAGGGTAGGGGACATATATTATAAATGATGAGTAATAGGTAATAGGTAATAGGTAATAGGTAATAGGTAATAGGTAATAGGTAATAGGTAATAGGTAATAGGTAATAGGTAATAGGGTGGCATTAATTAATACTTTAACCTATTATCTATAAGGAAAGGCATCCATCATTCCCATCCTTTGGAGGGGTGTCAAAAATTCAAAGAATTTTTGACGGGGTGGTTATCCAATTATTTCCAGTCCTCTGTGCCAATCTGTGCCATCTGTGGGAAAATTAAAAAACACTTACCTATAAACATTTTATAACTATCCTTCCATGCTGTAATCTCCCATAATAAACATTGTATAGACTATTGATATTATATAGTCCCTTTATTTCTCATTCTGCTCTGCACCATCCTTGTCATCCTGTAAGGATCTCAACAACGCTTAGGGCAATGTATTATTAAAAAAGCCTTTCATCATTATTTATAAACCACTAGAAGTACATCAGTAGGAGTGGGCTATAATCCTGAGCTTAGTCGAAGGGAGCCCGCTCAAACAAATTAAGCCCCTTCCATTGGCTTTAGCCTAAACCTATACAGCCTAAAGACTCACATCATATCTATTATATAGGAGCGTATCTATTATATATATGTATAAAAACCCCTTTATCTCCCCCTCAAAACAATATTCCAGACCTTTTAAAAAACAATTCCACCATTGTGGATAAGTGTTAATAACCGTGTAAATATAAAACTATCAATAAGTTAAGATGTCTATTTACCCACAATTGCTATAGTAATGTAAACTTTATGTTAAATAGATTTGTGTGGTATGGTATAAGTCTCTATCTTTGCCCCACTGAAAAACGAAAGAGATTCAGTAAGCGCAGAAGAGCTTTTAGATAAGCATTAAACATTTATTCTACTTAATGAAACGAACGGAAAAAGCTTTTAAATTTTAGTAAATAAAATTTGCTGGTTAAAATAAAGTTAGTATCTTTGCAATCCCAATTAAGGGAGCGCAGGAGTAGAGAGATTGAGAGTTTAGGAAGAATTAAGGTTACTTAAAAAACTTTAAAATTTCTTTCAAAAACATTTGGTCAAATGAAAATAAATTTTTACTTTTGCACTCGCAAATATGGAGTACCACTGACAGAGAAGAGTGCTTCATTAAAAAGCGAAAGATATAAAGATCATTGACATACAATATAACAACCAAGTAAGGAAAAACTAAAGCGTTAAAACTTTGAGTGAGTCAGACAAACATACAATGGAGAGTTTGATCCTGGCTCAGGATGAACGCTAGCGGGAGGCCTAACACATGCAAGCCGAGCGGTAGAGTCTCTTCGGAGACTTGAGAGCGGCGCACGGGTGCGGAACACGTGTGCAACCTGCCTTTATCTGGGGGATAGCCTTTCGAAAGGGAGATTAATACCCCATAATATATCAGATGGCATCATTTGATATTGAAAACTCCGGTGGATAGAGATGGGCACGCGCAAGATTAGATAGTTGGTGAGGTAACGGCTCACCAAGTCTGCGATCTTTAGGGGGCCTGAGAGGGTGATCCCCCACACTGGTACTGAGACACGGACCAGACTCCTACGGGAGGCAGCAGTGAGGAATATTGGACAATGGGTGAGAGCCTGATCCAGCCATCCCGCGTGAAGGACGACGGCCCTATGGGTTGTAAACTTCTTTTGTATAGGGATAAACCTAGATACGTGTATCTAGCTGAAGGTACTATACGAATAAGCACCGGCTAACTCCGTGCCAGCAGCCGCGGTAATACGGAGGGTGCAAGCGTTATCCGGATTTATTG
Proteins encoded in this region:
- the sprA gene encoding cell surface protein SprA; protein product: MSVSAFAQQAKDTTIIRKQYEVADPTRYEAYFDIKTGMYYVYPKIGNTITGPPTAMSPEEYKEYVLALQTRAYYKEKSEKYNLLFRKDKSDARKKGLIPSVMINNKLFETLFGGNKIEIIPSGYASIDFAGLYQKIDNPLILPQNRTSFTFDIDQRIQLGLLGKVGENLQLKANYDTQSGFAFENRMNLVWQAKGSWKDLQQKGLGNVDKPNEGGEDKIIKRVEFGNVNMPLSTSLIRGSQSLFGVKTEFQLGKTFGTVVLSQQQGEARNIVVQGGGVMNNFKVNVTEYEENQHYFLGHYFLDKYDNALINYPQVNSKINITRLEVWVLDQGNSNLAYQKGIIGIRDLGEGGTAGGVLPDNSVSGLYDEISAKAGTREAGKDYNGVYQGQSFAGSPPYVNGEHFIFNSKARKLNSNEYTFQPQLGYISLNQKLNDQQLLAVSYSYTVSGSSKVYKVGEFSEESPVLITKVLKVNNSVDVSSPMWKLMMKNIYSLDAGQVSPDGFILNLYYRDQKTGGKVNYLPDTNVKDLNLLKLLNWDRLNMNGDIQNNKDGTRGDGIFDFVPGVTIRPETGRIIFTKVQPFGDYMQQVLGTNDPQYVFHDLYDQIKPTAGQTTVPQRYTIEGRYKGVQGQGISLGAVNVPQGSVKVSANGVQLSEGVDYTVDYMLGTVTIINENVKQSGQAINISLENQLTFNTQRKRFLGLNLERRFNEHFILGGTVINYSESPLTQKVNFGQEAVNNTMAGINMMYNNQAPYLTRFTDKLPLIKTEAPSNINFKMEAAYLLPGLNNATNNQSYIDDFEQTTSKISLKEPAAWSLASRPEKNTAPPFNIPPVSDDITSGYGRGLLSWYYIDPRFWGVGGKAPGGITPQSVSNHASRRVMLSEIYNSRDFVAGDQTFTNTFDISFYPKEKGPYNVNPGTEPALSRWGGIMRPISVPNFVSSNIEYVEFWMMDPYADGNKLGDNPKLLLHLGNVSEDILKDGKMLYENGIPAPGTSSATTTSNWGVQPKQPPILYAFSTEGDGRKAQDVGYDGLSSDQEAMRFGNTFVNPVTNIVDPAVDDFVFYMSDKFTGNQAASLVERYKYFRNPDGNSEANSLSVASQTPDAEDINRDYNLDQIESYNEYPIKLDQASLSLGADNNIVDVKTVKADFLNGQSADVKWYLFRIPVAKFDKTQGAHSETVLNNVRFARLMLTGFENTSTLRFGTMDLVRSDWRKYPKSLATYSNGALDPAQNEGVTIDSEIEKLEVGSVNIEENALNQPPYVLPPGIDRQVLSGNAGAQRQNEASLYMKTSQLAPGKAQGVFKNTSLDMRRYKKLKLFVHAHDPLGRVIGLDKTTKFFIRFGNDATDNYYEYEASLKLTSTSATAPMEIWPMENEVNLDIQNFVDAKIRRDKMYADKIMQRFRDPVFEEGDNFKRIYIKGRPSLGNVTTIMIGIKNGIPRDETGLSIDRILWVNEIRLSEIENDGGYAGNASLNFNLGDFATVNTNASYTSVGFGNIDSKPAERNQSTQSAFSINTAINVDKLLPEKTGIKIPLNYSYSQTIEDPKYNPLDTDVEFSKAPNREQLKKVARTYTQQRSIGVVNMRKERVNQNKKPKFYDIENVSVTAVYNDDYFRDIYTKRNYRQYLRGYIDYNYTFKPWVIKPFNKMISDTAKSTKYLRWVKEFNINPIPTRLSFRTEIDRNYNELEFRNIEAILGGNTSGDINAIRNRNFYFGWQYGLGFNFTKSLKLEINSATRTLNDNLDVNTMDNKAIFGNVFRAGRPVLYNHRAQLNYKLPFQYLPYLDFIDAEVGYGFTYNWNARSTALYGMVNPDNNKVESLGSIGQNTNVIQATATADLPKFFGQFNYFKNINAKLQKRKQEMDSLNNVYTKQWEKNRYRYKKYKFKNKLTPLQSAAFFLTSFKQLDVSYTENNGTVLPGLLSAPNWYGSGQTLGGPTIGFLLGSQADIRRTVMENGWVSNSNYMTDAYVRMSTKELRANLQVMPMNDFRIDLNVLHNFNSNFSHSGFNYVNGAGIPDPSFTFATDMITYSNSTMLLNSSFKDGTAVYQAIRENAINISQQLGGPNAEIGNDGFAKHYSIANAYVLIPAFRAALEGKSVSPMGNPKKAGMPLPNWRITYSGLKNIPIISGQFTKFDILHGYTATYTATGIQSNIDYHSNPGGYYQTVDDAGVIKQNDGDKINPYTFAQVGYVESFSPLLGIDVTMRNNMQFGLQYNKNRMMVLGLVNHTLTEDSNTEYVVRLGYIVRNFRLGTANVRGRGTRGKGSDLNIRGDISLRDSRTSIMNILLNDSQITGGQRLLNIKLSADYNVSENLNLRIFYEQMTSKYKISTAFPLSTIRAGISATFTFGDSGGGGF
- the gcvH gene encoding glycine cleavage system protein GcvH, giving the protein MNTPSELKYTKDHEWIKIEGNVATIGITDFAQGELGDIVYVDVDTVDDDLNGGDVFGSVEAVKTVSDLFLPISGKVIEFNSELEDQPELLNTDPYGNGWIIKLELADGADQSELLSAEDYQAIIG
- a CDS encoding VanZ family protein produces the protein MPIYWAFLTYMLLKPGEENHEYWFMFSGIDKVLHLSIFAALGFSFIAAFPKIKFAYFFQIILIYAFLTEILQEEMGLGRSMETLDIVADTVGCLIGYFTYRILVKRFF